Proteins encoded within one genomic window of Macaca fascicularis isolate 582-1 chromosome 16, T2T-MFA8v1.1:
- the MINK1 gene encoding misshapen-like kinase 1 isoform X31 → MLKKYSHHRNIATYYGAFIKKSPPGNDDQLWLVMEFCGAGSVTDLVKNTKGNALKEDCIAYICREILRGLAHLHAHKVIHRDIKGQNVLLTENAEVKLVDFGVSAQLDRTVGRRNTFIGTPYWMAPEVIACDENPDATYDYRSDIWSLGITAIEMAEGAPPLCDMHPMRALFLIPRNPPPRLKSKKWSKKFIDFIDTCLIKTYLSRPPTEQLLKFPFIRDQPTERQVRIQLKDHIDRSRKKRGEKEETEYEYSGSEEEDDSHGEEGEPSSIMNVPGESTLRREFLRLQQENKSNSEALKQQQQLQQQQQRDPEAHIKHLLHQRQRRIEEQKEERRRVEEQQRREREQRKLQEKEQQRRLEDMQVLRREEERRQAEREQEYIRHRLEEEQRQLEILQQQLLQEQALLLEYKRKQLEEQRQSERLQRQLQQEHAYLKSLQQQQQQQQLQKQQQQQLLPGDRKPLYHYGRGMNPADKPAWAREVEERTRMNKQQNSPLAKSKPSSTGPEPSIPQASPGPAGPLSQTPPMQRPVEPQEGPHKSLVAHRVPLKPYAAPVPRSQSLQDQPTRNLAAFPASHDPDPAIPAPTATPSARGAVIRQNSDPTSEGPGPSPNPPAWVRPDNEAPPKVPQRTSSIATALNTSGAGGSRPAQAVRARPRSNSAWQIYLQRRAERGTPKPPGPPAQPPGPPNASSNPDLRRSDPGWERSDSVLPASHGHLPQAGSLERNRVGASSKLDSSPVLSPGNKAKPDDHRSRPGRPADFVLLKERTLDEAPRPPKKAMDYSSSSEEVESSEDDEEEGEGGPSEGSRDTPGGRDGDTDSVSTMVVHDVEEITGTQPPYGGGTMVVQRTPEEERNLLHADSNGYTNLPDVVQPSHSPTENSKGQSPPSKDGSSDYQSRGLVKAPGKSSFTMFVDLGIYQPGGSGDTIPITALVGGEGTRLDQLQYDVRKGSVVNVNPTNTRAHSETPEIRKYKKRFNSEILCAALWGVNLLVGTENGLMLLDRSGQGKVYGLIGRRRFQQMDVLEGLNLLITISGKRNKLRVYYLSWLRNKILHNDPEVEKKQGWTTVGDMEGCGHYRVVKYERIKFLVIALKSSVEVYAWAPKPYHKFMAFKSFADLPHRPLLVDLTVEEGQRLKVIYGSSAGFHAVDVDSGNSYDIYIPVHIQSQITPHAIIFLPNTDGMEMLLCYEDEGVYVNTYGRIIKDVVLQWGEMPTSVAYICSNQIMGWGEKAIEIRSVETGHLDGVFMHKRAQRLKFLCERNDKVFFASVRSGGSSQVYFMTLNRNCIMNW, encoded by the exons ATGCTGAAAAAATACTCTCATCACCGCAACATTGCCACCTACTATGGAGCCTTCATCAAGAAGAGCCCCCCGGGAAACGATGACCAGCTCTGG CTGGTGATGGAGTTCTGTGGTGCTGGTTCAGTGACTGACCTGGTGAAGAACACGAAAGGAAACGCCCTGAAGGAGGACTGTATCGCCTACATCTGCAGGGAGATCCTCAGG GGTCTGGCCCATCTCCATGCCCACAAGGTCATCCATCGAGACATCAAGGGGCAGAATGTGCTGCTGACAGAGAATGCTGAGGTCAAGCTAG TGGATTTTGGGGTGAGTGCTCAGCTGGACCGCACCGTGGGCAGACGGAACACTTTCATTGGGACTCCCTACTGGATGGCTCCAGAGGTCATCGCCTGTGATGAGAACCCCGATGCCACCTACGATTACAGG AGTGACATTTGGTCTCTAGGAATCACAGCCATCGAGATGGCAGAGGGAGCCCCCC CTCTGTGTGACATGCACCCCATGCGGGCCCTCTTCCTCATTCCTCGGAACCCTCCGCCCAGACTCAAGTCCAAGAAGTG GTCTAAGAAGTTCATTGACTTCATTGACACATGTCTCATCAAGACTTACCTGAGCCGCCCACCCACGGAGCAGCTGCTGAAGTTTCCCTTCATCCGGGACCAGCCCACGGAGCGGCAGGTCCGCATCCAGCTTAAGGACCACATTGACCGATCCCGGAAGAAGCGGGGTGAGAAAG AGGAGACAGAATATGAGTACAGCGGCAGCGAGGAGGAAGACGACAGCCATGGAGAGGAAGGAGAGCCAAG CTCCATCATGAACGTGCCTGGAGAGTCGACTCTACGCCGGGAATTTCTCCGCCTCCAGCAGGAAAATAAGAGCAACTCAGAGGCTttaaaacagcagcagcagctgcagcagcagcagcagcgagACCCCGAGGCACACATCAAACACCTGCTGCACCAGCGGCAGAGGCGCATAGAGGAGCAGAAGGAGGAGCGGCGCCGCGTGGAGGAG CAACAGCGGCGGGAGCGGGAGCAGCGGAAGCTGCAGGAGAAGGAGCAGCAGCGGCGGCTGGAGGACATGCAGGTTCTGCGGCGGGAGGAGGAGCGGCGGCAGGCGGAGCGCGAGCAG GAATATATTCGTCACAGGCTAGAGGAGGAGCAGCGACAGCTCGAGATCCTTCAGCAACAGCTGCTCCAGGAACAGGCCCTGCTGCTG GAATACAAGCGGAAGCAGCTGGAGGAGCAGCGGCAGTCAGAGCGTCTCCAGAGGcagctgcagcaggagcatgCCTACCTCAAGTCcctgcagcagcagcaacagcagcagcagcttcagaaacagcagcagcagcagctcctgcCCGGGGACAGGAAGCCCCTGTACCATTATGGTCGGGGCATGAATCCCGCTGACAAACCAGCCTGGGCCCGAGAG GTAGAAGAGAGAACAAGGATGAACAAGCAGCAGAACTCTCCCTTGGCCAAGAGCAAGCCAAGCAGCACGGGGCCTGAGCCCTCCATCCCCCAGGCCTCCCCCGGGCCTGCAGGACCCCTTTCCCAGACTCCTCCTATGCAGAGGCCGGTGGAGCCCCAGGAGGGACCGCACAAG AGCCTGGTGGCGCACCGGGTCCCACTGAAGCCATATGCAGCACCTGTGCCCCGATCCCAGTCCCTGCAGGACCAGCCCACCCGAAACCTGGCTGCCTTCCCAGCCTCCCATGACCCCGACCCTGCCATCCCTGCACCCACTGCCACGCCCAGTGCCCGAGGAGCTGTCATCCGCCAGAATTCAGACCCCACCTCTGAAGGACCTGGCCCCAGCCCGAACCCCCCAGCCTGGGTCCGCCCAGATAACGAGGCCCCACCCAAG GTGCCTCAGAGGACCTCATCTATCGCCACTGCCCTTAACACCAGTGGGGCCGGAGGATCCCGGCCAGCCCAGGCAGTCCGTGCCAG ACCTCGCAGCAACTCCGCCTGGCAAATCTATCTGCAAAGGCGGGCAGAGCGGGGCACCCCAAAGCCTCCAGGGCCCCCTGCTCAGCCCCCTGGCCCGCCCAACGCCTCTAG TAACCCCGACCTCAGGAGGAGCGACCCTGGCTGGGAACGCTCGGACAGTGTCCTCCCGGCCTCGCACGGGCACCTCCCCCAGGCCGGCTCACTGGAGCGGAACCGCGTGGGAG CCTCCTCCAAACTGGACAGCTCCCCAGTGCTCTCTCCTGGGAATAAAGCCAAGCCCGATGACCACCGCTCGCGGCCAGGCCGGCCCGCA GACTTCGTGTTGCTGAAAGAGCGGACCCTGGACGAggcccctcggcctcccaagaaggCCATGGACTACTCATCGTCCAGCGAGGAGGTGGAGAGCAGTGAGGATGACGAGGAGGAAGGCGAAGGCGGGCCATCAGAGGGGAGCAGAGACACCCCTGGGGGCCG CGATGGGGATACAGACAGCGTCAGCACCATGGTGGTCCACGACGTCGAGGAGATCACCGGGACCCAGCCCCCATACGGGGGCGGCACCATGGTGGTCCAGCGT ACCCCTGAAGAGGAGCGGAACCTGCTGCATGCTGACAGCAACGGGTATACAAACCTGCCTGACGTGGTGCAGCCCAGCCACTCACCCACCGAGAACAGCAAAGGCCAAAGCCCGCCCTCGAAGGATGGGAGCAGTGAC TACCAGTCTCGTGGGCTGGTAAAGGCCCCTGGCAAGAGCTCGTTCACGATGTTTGTGGATTTAGGGATCTACCAGCCTGGAGGCAGTGGGGACACCATCCCCATCACAG CCCTAGTGGGTGGAGAGGGCACTCGGCTCGACCAGCTGCAGTACGACGTGAGGAAGGGCTCTGTGGTCAACGTGAATCCCACCAACACCCGGGCCCACAGTGAGACCCCTGAGATCCGGAAGTACAAGAAGCGATTCAACTCTGAGATCCTGTGTGCAGCCCTTTGGG GGGTCAACCTGCTGGTGGGCACGGAGAACGGGCTGATGTTGCTGGACCGAAGTGGGCAGGGCAAGGTGTACGGACTCATTGGGCGGCGACGCTTCCAGCAGATGGACGTGCTGGAGGGGCTCAACCTGCTCATCACCATCTCAG GGAAAAGGAACAAACTGCGGGTGTATTACCTGTCTTGGCTCCGGAACAAGATTCTGCACAATGACCCAGAGGTGGAGAAGAAGCAGGGCTGGACCACCGTCGGGGACATGGAGGGCTGCGGGCACTACCGTGTCG TGAAATACGAGCGGATTAAGTTCCTGGTCATCGCCCTCAAGAGCTCCGTGGAGGTGTACGCCTGGGCCCCGAAACCCTACCACAAATTCATGGCCTTCAAG TCCTTTGCCGACCTCCCTCACCGCCCTCTGCTGGTCGACCTGACAGTAGAGGAGGGGCAGCGGCTCAAGGTCATCTATGGCTCCAGTGCTGGCTTCCATGCTGTGGATGTCGACTCGGGGAACAGCTATGACATCTACATCCCTGTGCAC ATCCAGAGCCAGATCACGCCCCATGCCATCATTTTCCTCCCCAACACCGACGGCATGGAGATGCTGCTGTGCTACGAGGACGAGGGTGTCTACGTCAACACGTACGGGCGGATCATTAAGGATGTGGTGCTGCAGTGGGGAGAGATGCCCACCTCTGTGG CCTACATCTGCTCCAACCAGATAATGGGCTGGGGTGAGAAAGCCATTGAGATCCGCTCTGTGGAGACGGGCCACCTGGACGGGGTCTTCATGCACAAACGAGCCCAGAGGCTCAAGTTCCTGTGTGAGCGGAATGACAAG GTGTTTTTTGCCTCAGTCCGCTCTGGGGGCAGCAGCCAAGTTTACTTCATGACTCTGAACCGTAACTGCATCATGAACTGGTGA
- the MINK1 gene encoding misshapen-like kinase 1 isoform X14, with protein sequence MGDPAPARSLDDIDLSALRDPAGIFELVEVVGNGTYGQVYKGRHVKTGQLAAIKVMDVTEDEEEEIKQEINMLKKYSHHRNIATYYGAFIKKSPPGNDDQLWLVMEFCGAGSVTDLVKNTKGNALKEDCIAYICREILRGLAHLHAHKVIHRDIKGQNVLLTENAEVKLVDFGVSAQLDRTVGRRNTFIGTPYWMAPEVIACDENPDATYDYRSDIWSLGITAIEMAEGAPPLCDMHPMRALFLIPRNPPPRLKSKKWSKKFIDFIDTCLIKTYLSRPPTEQLLKFPFIRDQPTERQVRIQLKDHIDRSRKKRGEKEETEYEYSGSEEEDDSHGEEGEPSSIMNVPGESTLRREFLRLQQENKSNSEALKQQQQLQQQQQRDPEAHIKHLLHQRQRRIEEQKEERRRVEEQQRREREQRKLQEKEQQRRLEDMQVLRREEERRQAEREQEYIRHRLEEEQRQLEILQQQLLQEQALLLEYKRKQLEEQRQSERLQRQLQQEHAYLKSLQQQQQQQQLQKQQQQQLLPGDRKPLYHYGRGMNPADKPAWAREVEERTRMNKQQNSPLAKSKPSSTGPEPSIPQASPGPAGPLSQTPPMQRPVEPQEGPHKSLVAHRVPLKPYAAPVPRSQSLQDQPTRNLAAFPASHDPDPAIPAPTATPSARGAVIRQNSDPTSEGPGPSPNPPAWVRPDNEAPPKVPQRTSSIATALNTSGAGGSRPAQAVRASNPDLRRSDPGWERSDSVLPASHGHLPQAGSLERNRVGASSKLDSSPVLSPGNKAKPDDHRSRPGRPASYKRAIGEDFVLLKERTLDEAPRPPKKAMDYSSSSEEVESSEDDEEEGEGGPSEGSRDTPGGRDGDTDSVSTMVVHDVEEITGTQPPYGGGTMVVQRTPEEERNLLHADSNGYTNLPDVVQPSHSPTENSKGQSPPSKDGSSDYQSRGLVKAPGKSSFTMFVDLGIYQPGGSGDTIPITALVGGEGTRLDQLQYDVRKGSVVNVNPTNTRAHSETPEIRKYKKRFNSEILCAALWGVNLLVGTENGLMLLDRSGQGKVYGLIGRRRFQQMDVLEGLNLLITISGKRNKLRVYYLSWLRNKILHNDPEVEKKQGWTTVGDMEGCGHYRVVKYERIKFLVIALKSSVEVYAWAPKPYHKFMAFKSFADLPHRPLLVDLTVEEGQRLKVIYGSSAGFHAVDVDSGNSYDIYIPVHIQSQITPHAIIFLPNTDGMEMLLCYEDEGVYVNTYGRIIKDVVLQWGEMPTSVAYICSNQIMGWGEKAIEIRSVETGHLDGVFMHKRAQRLKFLCERNDKVFFASVRSGGSSQVYFMTLNRNCIMNW encoded by the exons GACCCTGCTGGGATCTTTGAGCTTGTGGAGGTGGTCGGCAATGGAACCTACGGACAGGTGTACAAG GGTCGGCATGTCAAGACTGGGCAGCTGGCTGCCATCAAGGTCATGGATGTCACCGAG GATGAGGAAGAAGAGATCAAACAGGAGATCAACATGCTGAAAAAATACTCTCATCACCGCAACATTGCCACCTACTATGGAGCCTTCATCAAGAAGAGCCCCCCGGGAAACGATGACCAGCTCTGG CTGGTGATGGAGTTCTGTGGTGCTGGTTCAGTGACTGACCTGGTGAAGAACACGAAAGGAAACGCCCTGAAGGAGGACTGTATCGCCTACATCTGCAGGGAGATCCTCAGG GGTCTGGCCCATCTCCATGCCCACAAGGTCATCCATCGAGACATCAAGGGGCAGAATGTGCTGCTGACAGAGAATGCTGAGGTCAAGCTAG TGGATTTTGGGGTGAGTGCTCAGCTGGACCGCACCGTGGGCAGACGGAACACTTTCATTGGGACTCCCTACTGGATGGCTCCAGAGGTCATCGCCTGTGATGAGAACCCCGATGCCACCTACGATTACAGG AGTGACATTTGGTCTCTAGGAATCACAGCCATCGAGATGGCAGAGGGAGCCCCCC CTCTGTGTGACATGCACCCCATGCGGGCCCTCTTCCTCATTCCTCGGAACCCTCCGCCCAGACTCAAGTCCAAGAAGTG GTCTAAGAAGTTCATTGACTTCATTGACACATGTCTCATCAAGACTTACCTGAGCCGCCCACCCACGGAGCAGCTGCTGAAGTTTCCCTTCATCCGGGACCAGCCCACGGAGCGGCAGGTCCGCATCCAGCTTAAGGACCACATTGACCGATCCCGGAAGAAGCGGGGTGAGAAAG AGGAGACAGAATATGAGTACAGCGGCAGCGAGGAGGAAGACGACAGCCATGGAGAGGAAGGAGAGCCAAG CTCCATCATGAACGTGCCTGGAGAGTCGACTCTACGCCGGGAATTTCTCCGCCTCCAGCAGGAAAATAAGAGCAACTCAGAGGCTttaaaacagcagcagcagctgcagcagcagcagcagcgagACCCCGAGGCACACATCAAACACCTGCTGCACCAGCGGCAGAGGCGCATAGAGGAGCAGAAGGAGGAGCGGCGCCGCGTGGAGGAG CAACAGCGGCGGGAGCGGGAGCAGCGGAAGCTGCAGGAGAAGGAGCAGCAGCGGCGGCTGGAGGACATGCAGGTTCTGCGGCGGGAGGAGGAGCGGCGGCAGGCGGAGCGCGAGCAG GAATATATTCGTCACAGGCTAGAGGAGGAGCAGCGACAGCTCGAGATCCTTCAGCAACAGCTGCTCCAGGAACAGGCCCTGCTGCTG GAATACAAGCGGAAGCAGCTGGAGGAGCAGCGGCAGTCAGAGCGTCTCCAGAGGcagctgcagcaggagcatgCCTACCTCAAGTCcctgcagcagcagcaacagcagcagcagcttcagaaacagcagcagcagcagctcctgcCCGGGGACAGGAAGCCCCTGTACCATTATGGTCGGGGCATGAATCCCGCTGACAAACCAGCCTGGGCCCGAGAG GTAGAAGAGAGAACAAGGATGAACAAGCAGCAGAACTCTCCCTTGGCCAAGAGCAAGCCAAGCAGCACGGGGCCTGAGCCCTCCATCCCCCAGGCCTCCCCCGGGCCTGCAGGACCCCTTTCCCAGACTCCTCCTATGCAGAGGCCGGTGGAGCCCCAGGAGGGACCGCACAAG AGCCTGGTGGCGCACCGGGTCCCACTGAAGCCATATGCAGCACCTGTGCCCCGATCCCAGTCCCTGCAGGACCAGCCCACCCGAAACCTGGCTGCCTTCCCAGCCTCCCATGACCCCGACCCTGCCATCCCTGCACCCACTGCCACGCCCAGTGCCCGAGGAGCTGTCATCCGCCAGAATTCAGACCCCACCTCTGAAGGACCTGGCCCCAGCCCGAACCCCCCAGCCTGGGTCCGCCCAGATAACGAGGCCCCACCCAAG GTGCCTCAGAGGACCTCATCTATCGCCACTGCCCTTAACACCAGTGGGGCCGGAGGATCCCGGCCAGCCCAGGCAGTCCGTGCCAG TAACCCCGACCTCAGGAGGAGCGACCCTGGCTGGGAACGCTCGGACAGTGTCCTCCCGGCCTCGCACGGGCACCTCCCCCAGGCCGGCTCACTGGAGCGGAACCGCGTGGGAG CCTCCTCCAAACTGGACAGCTCCCCAGTGCTCTCTCCTGGGAATAAAGCCAAGCCCGATGACCACCGCTCGCGGCCAGGCCGGCCCGCA AGCTATAAGCGAGCAATTGGTGAG GACTTCGTGTTGCTGAAAGAGCGGACCCTGGACGAggcccctcggcctcccaagaaggCCATGGACTACTCATCGTCCAGCGAGGAGGTGGAGAGCAGTGAGGATGACGAGGAGGAAGGCGAAGGCGGGCCATCAGAGGGGAGCAGAGACACCCCTGGGGGCCG CGATGGGGATACAGACAGCGTCAGCACCATGGTGGTCCACGACGTCGAGGAGATCACCGGGACCCAGCCCCCATACGGGGGCGGCACCATGGTGGTCCAGCGT ACCCCTGAAGAGGAGCGGAACCTGCTGCATGCTGACAGCAACGGGTATACAAACCTGCCTGACGTGGTGCAGCCCAGCCACTCACCCACCGAGAACAGCAAAGGCCAAAGCCCGCCCTCGAAGGATGGGAGCAGTGAC TACCAGTCTCGTGGGCTGGTAAAGGCCCCTGGCAAGAGCTCGTTCACGATGTTTGTGGATTTAGGGATCTACCAGCCTGGAGGCAGTGGGGACACCATCCCCATCACAG CCCTAGTGGGTGGAGAGGGCACTCGGCTCGACCAGCTGCAGTACGACGTGAGGAAGGGCTCTGTGGTCAACGTGAATCCCACCAACACCCGGGCCCACAGTGAGACCCCTGAGATCCGGAAGTACAAGAAGCGATTCAACTCTGAGATCCTGTGTGCAGCCCTTTGGG GGGTCAACCTGCTGGTGGGCACGGAGAACGGGCTGATGTTGCTGGACCGAAGTGGGCAGGGCAAGGTGTACGGACTCATTGGGCGGCGACGCTTCCAGCAGATGGACGTGCTGGAGGGGCTCAACCTGCTCATCACCATCTCAG GGAAAAGGAACAAACTGCGGGTGTATTACCTGTCTTGGCTCCGGAACAAGATTCTGCACAATGACCCAGAGGTGGAGAAGAAGCAGGGCTGGACCACCGTCGGGGACATGGAGGGCTGCGGGCACTACCGTGTCG TGAAATACGAGCGGATTAAGTTCCTGGTCATCGCCCTCAAGAGCTCCGTGGAGGTGTACGCCTGGGCCCCGAAACCCTACCACAAATTCATGGCCTTCAAG TCCTTTGCCGACCTCCCTCACCGCCCTCTGCTGGTCGACCTGACAGTAGAGGAGGGGCAGCGGCTCAAGGTCATCTATGGCTCCAGTGCTGGCTTCCATGCTGTGGATGTCGACTCGGGGAACAGCTATGACATCTACATCCCTGTGCAC ATCCAGAGCCAGATCACGCCCCATGCCATCATTTTCCTCCCCAACACCGACGGCATGGAGATGCTGCTGTGCTACGAGGACGAGGGTGTCTACGTCAACACGTACGGGCGGATCATTAAGGATGTGGTGCTGCAGTGGGGAGAGATGCCCACCTCTGTGG CCTACATCTGCTCCAACCAGATAATGGGCTGGGGTGAGAAAGCCATTGAGATCCGCTCTGTGGAGACGGGCCACCTGGACGGGGTCTTCATGCACAAACGAGCCCAGAGGCTCAAGTTCCTGTGTGAGCGGAATGACAAG GTGTTTTTTGCCTCAGTCCGCTCTGGGGGCAGCAGCCAAGTTTACTTCATGACTCTGAACCGTAACTGCATCATGAACTGGTGA